One genomic window of Quercus robur chromosome 6, dhQueRobu3.1, whole genome shotgun sequence includes the following:
- the LOC126688593 gene encoding phosphate transporter PHO1 yields MVKFSKELEAQLIPEWKDKFVNYRDLKKEIKKMKVSKIISKPSQHTDGDFGVSIFDSIRFFAKKISDKFQNSENETDIIQVKCKSIEDGGDELYVTDLSQLFNEEDEVKRFFEKLDNELNKVNHFYKEREDGLHKKRENLNKQLQTILDLNQIFNKRRQKNSMPSLNGRNSPRSWSSPDRSSSFSESSIELAESPEMSETEEVLAALEKNGVYFTDSGTRTKTKNGKPKMAMKIDSPASFEKKIRGAFMELYKGLGLLRTYSSLNMTAFVKIMKKFDKVSNQNASETYLKAVKGSHFISSDKVVRMMDEVESIFAKHFANNDRKKAMKFLRPQQRKASHMVTFFVGLFTGCFVSLFTVYALLAHLTGIFYGDRRKDYMNTVYPIFSTFALLSLHLFMHGCNLFMWKSKRINYNFIFESSPKTALTYRDAFLMCTTFMTILVGALVIHLLLGASGYPQGPMDAIPGLLLLLAFSMLLCPLNIFYRPTRYSFIRIIRNIVCSPFFKVELVDFFMADQLTSQIPLLRHLETIACNLLARNFRTHQYETCSDVKLFRELTYVISFSPYYWRAMQCARRWFEKPEGEHLGNMGKYVSAMVAAGARLTYHQNKDDHVWFAIVLVTSGVATIYQLYWDFYRDWGLLRSTSKNLWLRDNLILKNKSIYYMSMALNAILRVTWLETIMKFDRGPEKKLPHFLLDSLEVIRRGHWNFYRLENEHVNNVGKYRAVKEVPLPFIEIDSDG; encoded by the exons atggtGAAGTTCTCTAAGGAGCTTGAAGCTCAACTCATCCCAGAATGGAAGGATAAGTTTGTAAACTATCGAgatttaaagaaagaaataaagaagatgaaagtttctaaaattatatcCAAACCATCCCAACACACAGATGGCGACTTTGGCGTCTCTATTTTCGATTCTATTCGTTTCTTCGCCAAGAAAATCTCTGACAAGTTCCAAAATTCAGAGAACGAAACCGATATAATTCAG gtcAAATGCAAAAGCATTGAAGATGGTGGGGATGAGCTTTATGTAACTGATCTTTCTCAGTTATTTAATGAAGAAGACGAG GTGAAacgattttttgaaaaattggataACGAGCTTAATAAGGTCAACCATTTTTACAAGGAACGAGAGGATGGGCTTCATAAGAAACGAGAAAATCTCAACAAGCAACTGCAGACTATACTCGACCTTAATCAAATTTTCAACAAGCGTCGACAGAAAAACTCTATGCCAAGTTTGAATGGCAGAAATTCTCCTCGTTCTTGGTCCTCTCCTGACCGCAGTTCTAGTTTCTCTG AAAGCTCGATTGAATTAGCTGAAAGCCCTGAAATGTCAGAAACAGAGGAAGTACTAGCTGCATTAGAAAAAAATGGGGTATATTTTACGGACTCAGGGACAAGGACGAAGACAAAGAATGGGAAACCTAAGATGGCCATGAAGATTGACAGTCCGGCCAGCtttgagaagaagataagaGGAGCATTTATGGAGCTCTATAAAGGGCTTGGTCTACTAAGAACttacag TTCACTGAACATGACGGCATTTGtcaaaataatgaagaaattcGACAAG GTATCCAACCAGAATGCCTCTGAAACTTATCTAAAAGCAGTGAAGGGATCTCACTTTATTAGCTCTGACAAG GTGGTTCGAATGATGGATGAAGTGGAGTCCATATTCGCAAAGCACTTTGCCAACAATGACAGAAAAAAGGCAATGAAGTTCTTGAGGCCCCAGCAGAGAAAGGCTTCTCACATGGTGACCTTCTTTGTTG gATTGTTTACGGGTTGTTTTGTGTCACTGTTTACTGTGTATGCACTCTTGGCACACTTGACGGGTATATTCTATGGCGATAGAAGAAAAGATTATATGAACACAGTATACCCAATTTTCAG CACGTTTGCGTTGCTGAGCTTACACTTGTTCATGCATGGGTGCAATTTGTTCATGTGGAAGAGTAAAAGAATCAATTACAATTTCATCTTTGAATCCTCACCAAAGACAGCCCTCACGTATCGAGATGCATTCCTCATGTGCACTACCTTCATGACAATTTTGGTTGGAGCATTGGTCATCCACCTTTTGTTAGGAGCCAGTGGATACCCACAAGGCCCAATGGATGCCATTCCTGGACTTCTTCTTCTG ttggCCTTCAGTATGCTCCTATGCCCACTTAACATCTTTTATCGACCAACACGCTACAGTTTCATTCGTATAATTCGTAATATAGTGTGCAGTCCATTTTTTAAG GTTGAGCTGGTGGACTTTTTCATGGCTGACCAACTTACTAGCCAG ATTCCATTGCTGAGGCACTTGGAAACCATAGCTTGCAACCTTCTGGCAAGAAATTTCAGAACACACCAGTATGAAACCTGCTCTGATGTAAAGCTATTTCGGGAGCTAACTTATGTAATTTCGTTCTCACCATATTATTGGCGAGCAATGCAG TGTGCAAGAAGATGGTTTGAAAAGCCCGAAGGGGAACATTTGGGTAACATGGGAAAGTATGTTTCGGCCATGGTGGCAGCTGGCGCCAGGTTGACATATCATCAGAATAAAGATGACCATGTATGGTTTGCTATTGTCTTGGTGACTTCTGGGGTGGCTACAATATATCAGTTGTACTGGGATTTTTATAGGGACTGGGGTCTTCTCAGATCAACCTCCAAAAATTTATGGCTTAGAGATAATTTAATTCTGAAGAATAAAAGCATCTATTACATGTCCATG GCCTTGAATGCTATTCTAAGAGTTACATGGCTGGAGACCATAATGAAATTCGATAGAGGTCCTGAGAAAAAGTTACCACATTTCCTCTTGGATTCATTAGAAGTTATTCGTCGTGGGCATTGGAACTTTTACAG GTTGGAGAATGAGCACGTAAACAACGTCGGCAAATACAGGGCAGTAAAAGAAGTTCCATTACCATTCATTGAGATAGATTCTGATGGCTGA